Proteins from a genomic interval of Holosporales bacterium:
- the gatB gene encoding Asp-tRNA(Asn)/Glu-tRNA(Gln) amidotransferase subunit GatB has product MSIAQRNYTTPLYKGDWEVVIGMEVHAQVISQSKLFSGASAAFGAEPNSQVSFVDMAFPGMLPVINAFCVDQAIKTGLGLNAQINLWSRFDRKNYFYPDLPAGYQISQFYSPIIGPGWVNVRLDEVRAFGLRINHIHLEQDAGKSFHDQHPHKSYIDLNRAGIALMEIVTEPDMRSKEEASAFLRTLRTILRYLGTCDGNMEEGSLRADVNVSIRRPNEALGTRVEVKNINSSRFVEQAVEFEVFRQIELLENGEKVIQETRLFNSSTGETRSMRSKEDAQDYRYMPDPDLPPLILSEERVESIRKTLPELPDSKLARLQEDYGLSYYDAALITSECGNAAYYEECLVVEAEKSGGKVSNEKAKMLANWFTGDLFAYLNKAGLDLSASKISPTYLVELVDLICDGTISGKIAKDVFDLVWSSGESPAAVVEKQGMRQVTDSAAIEAVISKVISQNQDKVQEYRSGKDKLFGFFVGQVMKETEGKANPQMVNDILKDRLSTDS; this is encoded by the coding sequence ATGAGCATCGCGCAAAGAAACTACACTACGCCTCTTTATAAAGGCGATTGGGAAGTTGTGATAGGGATGGAGGTTCATGCTCAAGTCATTTCGCAGTCAAAGCTGTTTTCTGGCGCGAGCGCGGCCTTCGGCGCAGAGCCGAATTCGCAGGTATCATTTGTTGATATGGCTTTCCCTGGGATGCTGCCGGTTATAAATGCATTTTGTGTCGATCAGGCGATTAAGACGGGCTTAGGGCTTAATGCCCAAATAAACTTATGGTCGCGTTTTGACCGCAAAAATTACTTCTACCCAGACCTACCCGCGGGATACCAGATATCCCAGTTTTACAGCCCTATAATCGGTCCCGGGTGGGTGAATGTGCGGTTGGACGAAGTAAGGGCTTTTGGCTTAAGGATTAATCACATACACCTTGAACAAGATGCAGGAAAAAGCTTCCACGACCAGCACCCGCATAAATCCTATATAGACCTGAATCGCGCTGGCATAGCGCTTATGGAGATTGTGACCGAGCCAGACATGCGCAGTAAAGAAGAGGCCTCGGCCTTCCTGCGTACTTTAAGGACGATTCTCAGGTATCTTGGTACGTGCGACGGCAATATGGAGGAAGGCAGCCTGCGCGCAGATGTAAATGTCTCCATAAGGCGGCCAAATGAAGCGCTTGGCACCAGGGTAGAGGTCAAAAACATCAACTCATCCAGATTTGTCGAGCAGGCAGTAGAGTTTGAGGTTTTCAGGCAAATTGAACTGCTTGAAAATGGCGAAAAAGTTATACAAGAAACGCGCTTGTTTAACTCCTCAACCGGCGAGACAAGATCTATGCGCTCCAAGGAGGATGCTCAAGATTATCGCTATATGCCCGATCCGGACTTGCCTCCGCTTATCTTAAGTGAAGAAAGGGTCGAAAGCATACGCAAGACTTTGCCTGAGCTCCCTGATAGTAAACTGGCTAGGCTGCAGGAAGACTATGGCTTGTCTTACTATGACGCTGCGTTGATTACGTCGGAATGTGGAAATGCAGCCTATTATGAGGAATGCTTGGTTGTAGAGGCGGAAAAGTCCGGCGGCAAAGTTTCCAATGAAAAGGCCAAAATGCTGGCCAATTGGTTTACCGGCGACTTGTTCGCTTATCTTAATAAAGCCGGTTTGGACTTAAGTGCATCAAAAATTTCGCCGACATATTTGGTTGAACTTGTAGACCTTATCTGTGACGGAACTATTTCAGGGAAAATAGCAAAAGACGTCTTCGACCTCGTCTGGTCCAGCGGAGAAAGCCCGGCCGCTGTGGTCGAAAAGCAAGGGATGCGACAGGTAACGGACTCTGCCGCTATTGAGGCCGTAATAAGCAAGGTTATCAGCCAAAATCAAGACAAAGTGCAAGAGTACCGCAGCGGTAAAGACAAGCTATTTGGCTTTTTTGTTGGGCAAGTTATGAAGGAGACAGAGGGGAAAGCAAATCCTCAGATGGTTAATGATATTTTAAAGGACAGATTGTCAACTGATTCATGA